The DNA sequence GCAAACAATCTGAACTCGAAAATTTACTTCCGCAAAACTGGGCTAAAAATCAATAACCGCCTGTAGATACAAAATATTTACTTCTTAAAAAAGATGTAGCTGGTCGTGGGCTTACAAGGAGTGAAAAAAAATTAATTATTAATACTAACCTGTTGTGAGAAATACTTCGAAAATTTAAAAATTATGAAAAAAACTATATTAAGTTTTGGATTAATTTCCTGTTTGTTTTTTACGGGAAATGCTCAATGGTTAACTATTACTTCTGGAATAACAGCTAAATTAGATGCCATTCATTTTATAGATTCGCAAAATGGATATTGCTCTGGTGGATTTACAAATACTCTTGAAACAACAGACGGAGGAAACAATTGGAAAAAAGGGTCTTCACAAGGGTTTAGGGATTTTGGTTTTTATAACAATACATATGGTTACGGGGCTTCAATAGGAGTTATATCCATGGCTAAAACGACTAATGGAGGATTAAGCTGGACATCTATTACACCTCCCACTTCTAACTCTTTGTGGGCTGTTTCAGCTACAAGCTCCACTACAGCATATTTTGTTGGAACTGGAGGTGTTTTATGGAAAACAATAAATGGAGGTTCAACAGTTACCATCGGAAATTCCGGAACAACAGATCTTTTGACAGATATAGTATTTACAAATACCACAACAGGATTTTTAGTGGTGCAAACTGGAGAAATAAAGAAAACCACTAATAGCGGTACATCATGGAGTACGGTTCATACAGTAACTAGTAATTTATTGACAGAAATGTTTTTTGTTGATAATAATGTAGGGTATGTGATTGGTGGTGGTGGAACTGTTGTAAAAACAACAGATGGAGGACAAAATTGGACTACTTTAACAACTAATAGTACGAGTTATTTGCAAGGTATAAATTTCTTTAATGCAAATAATGGAATTGTCGTAGGAACAGCAGGAACAATATTGTACACTAATGATGGTGGGACAACTTGGAGTTCACAAAATTCAGGAACCACAGAAGATCTATTTGATGTATCAATGTTATCTACAACAAGTGCTATAGTAACTGGAGATAATGGCACTATTCTCAAAAACAATAATATTATTTTTGGTATAGAAAATAAAATATTATCAATTGATATTATGCTATATCCTAATCCAGTTGCAGATAAATTAACATTAGAACTCCCTCAAACATCAAAACAAAGCACTATTACAATTTATAATATAAATGGAGCTGAACTAATAAAGCAGCAAGCAATCACAAACAAAACACAAATTGACATCAGCACTTTGCCAAGCGGAATTTATTTTGTGAAATTGATTACTGACAAGACAGTTGAAGTTAGAAAGATAATAAAAGAATAAAGCCCAGCCCCCAACATGTGGTTGCATCAACCGCCGTTTCGTGCCGGTAGATAAAACCGCAAGTTTTTTTAGTTCGTTATATTTTGATATATTTGTGCGAACAACTCGGCGGCGGCTGCAACCACCGGGCGTTGGGGGTAATGCAAAAAATGAATTGCGAAACTGACAAAAATAAAAGAGTATTATCTAAGAAAGACAAAAGAAATATTGTCTTATGTTTAGTATTTATGGCATTGATAGCATTCACAATGTTTGAATTTAAAATTCAAGATTATTCTCCTTGGAGTCAAATGCTTAATTCAATTGTATTACCAATTATTATTTTGATTTTTTTGATACTGTGGAATTTCAGGAAAAAGATTTTTACGAGACTAAACAACCTGAAAGCAAAAGGTTATTTTATATTGATAATTGTTTTATTTTTAATGTCTGCAACTATTTCGATACCGTTTTATGGATTTTTATCATTAGCAAATAGGACACTGGGACATAAGACAGATTATTTATTAAAAGGAGAAATCATCAAGCTTGATAGTACAATATCTATTAATAATGGATTGACTTCTTTTCATTATTCAGTTCGAGTTAAAGAAAATTCAACTGACAAAGAATATGAGTTTGAAATATATCAAGACGAATATAAAAAGTTGAAAGAGAATTCCGTTTTTGAAAAACATTTAACAAAAGGAAGTTTGGGATTTATATATTTGAAAGAATAAAGCACTACCCCCCAACATTAATGGCACTAACATAAGCTATTATTTGTATTTTTTGTATTTTCCTTGTTTAGTGATTCTTGGATATTTTCTCCATTTTTTTCGTTTTGGCAATATCTCCTTTCTTATTAATGCATTCAGTTCTTTTACGACCCGTTGACCATTTTGAATATACTCTTCCCTTTTTATCAACAAGAACATTCTTATTAAGCGTATAGAATTTTTGAATGAAATCTTCTTCGGGGGGAAAAGGCATCCCTTCGATGCTTTCAAAAATAATTTTTCGTATTAAATTATACGATGCCAACGCAACATTTAATTCCTTTAAAACCATTTCAGGTGTTTTAGAACGCAATATATTAATATCCATTATGGTTTTCATTTCACGTATGCTAATTTCAATATCCCATCTTGTCAAATACTCTGTTTGAAATTCAATAGCAGCAATATGCTCATCCAATACTGTAGAATGCAGCACGTATTCTGTTCCTTCTGGACTTTTACATCTTATTTGCCTTAACTTGATTTTATTAGGTATCTCTGGCTTTTCCTTTAACCATGGAGAGCGTTTATCAGGTGATTTAATTTCTATTATTTCATCATCCGAACTAATCTTTTTTACTAAAGTGAAATTTCTCTTTCGTTTACATGGAACAATTATATCTATTTTCTTACTTATACATTTTGCAATTATTTCGTAACAATTATATAAATCGTCCAGTAATAATACACTTCTTTCCGGTATGGTATCTATTAAATCGTAAAATACAGCTAATTCACTAGTGTGGCGATTTGTTAATCCAAAGTTATAAACCTGTCCTGTGCCTCTTTTAATAAGACCTACTATTAGTCCCTGTGGGTAACCCTTACTCTCTTTACCATTGTGTTTTACTGCATATTGCTTTCTCAATTCGATGGTATCCTGCATCTGTACATAAGTTCCGTCACCTATTAATACCAAACGATTATGCCAGTGTGAATATGTATTATTTGTGTTTTGTATTATGCTTAATTTAAAAATATCTTCTGTCATCTCTACTGGTAATCTTTTTCTTGCTTTACTATATGCAGCAGTGTTCAATGATATATCTTGCTCCTTACTTTTGGGAATACTTAAAGATTTTTCTCTTGGACGACCAATTAATTTTTCTTTCTTTGTCTTTTTATTATAATCTTCAAATTCCGATTTAACCTTTGTTATCAATTGCTCCCGATTTTTTTGATGAATGGAATAATAAAGAGCTACAGAATTTTTTAGAGATTTGTCCTCTTGTGTAGCTGTAAGAACCATCGTTAATAATGTGTTCGTCTCTGAAAAAATCCTGTCTCTTGAAGATTCTGTTGCTTCTAAATTCAAAATATTTTTCGGAAATACTCCTTCCATTAGATTTAAGATGTTTTTTTTCTGGCAATCCTGTATCATAGTACTTATTGCTAATGACCTATTTTGTTTCATTTTATCTTTTTTTGATTTAATTATAGGTCAAATATAATACTTTTTTATTTATGTTAGTGCCATTACTCTTGAGAGGAGACATAGAGGTGTGTCTTTTTAACTGAAAACTATAAACTAACTTTTAATATTAACCTTTAAAACTTAAAAAAAACATGAAAAAAACAATTGCATTAATCGCGTTAACAACATTTATTTTGGGAAAAGCAAACTCTCAGAATGTGCAAAGAGTTAATATTGCTTTGAATCCTTCTTATATCAAGCTTTTTGATGACAAGAAAATAAGCTGCTTAGGGTTCGGAACTGCTTTAAATTACACTGTTTCGAAAGATAACAAAACATTTGCATCAGCAAAATACAATTATTATTTGCCAAGCAAATTCAGCTATCAGCCAACTTTGTTTAATAACAATAATTCTAATCTCGACCAAGTAGATTTAGCTGGCACAGCAAAATTATTTCAATTTTCTTTCGCATTACAAAGATACTTTATAGGAGAATATCAGTACGATTTTTCTGTTTACGGTTCTTTAGCATATAATTTCATAAAAGGAACTTACACCTATAACCTCAAAACACCCGATACTAATTTGGATTACTCTTTTGTTGATGGAACAAAAGAAAAATTGAACGGAAAAGGATTAAGCATAGGTGCTGGTTGCGAGAAAAAATTTGGTGCTTTTTATGCTTTTGCCGATGTAACTTACAATCTGAATTTTAATAAAGCTTCTTCTATATCCAATACATTTGATTATCCTAATGAAGGCACTAAAATACCTTCGTACATAAACTTATTATTAGGAGTTAAAATAGCTCTTTTCTAAATAACCATAATAGTATTAACTTTTAAAATTACAAAAACATGAAAAAAAATAATTTGGTCATTGCATTTCTAATACTTAGTGTTAGTACATTTGGACAAACATTAATAAAAGGAAAAATTGAAGAGATAGATAGAAAAAATGTTTTATTAGATTATCTTTTAAAAACAGAAAATGAAATATATTGTTTAAAAAAACCAATACAATTGTCTTGGACACAAAAAGATTTGCCTACAATGATAGTAAAATATAAAATTGATAAAGAAAAAGGTATTTCAAAAGAAAAAGAAACCATCTTTAATATTGATAGTAAGAAAATATCATTTGGAAATGTATTTCGCTTTGGAAACAATGAAACTAAAAGTATATTTATAGGATATTCACAGGAGTTTGTTGACAATAATTTTACGCTAAAAAAAGGAATAAAAGGCAGGTTTGTTGTTGAAAAGTACGACGTTGAAGGAAAAATGATAAATTCTTTTGGTGTTGATAAAAAAACAATTAATAATAAAGATTATTTTTTTGATGTTGCAGTATCTGAAAACGGCAAGCATATAGGAATTATAAACAATACCGATTATTCGGTATATAATTCCGAAGATTTTAAGTTAGAAAAAATCTTTAAATTAAAAATTATGCCCGAAAAAGATAAAGCAACGTTTTTTGTCTTATCCGACGGAAGCTTAATTTTTGTTACTAAAACAAATCCAATTATAGTAACTAAATGCGATATTAAAACCGGAGATGTTAAAGCTATTCAGATTGCATTTAATAACGAAAATAATTTTGGAGCGGTATTTAAAATAGCTGAAGATGAAAAATGTTTAATGATTGCATGCTGCTATAACGACCAGAAAAACAGCGATGCAAATACTACGCTTGTTAAAGGAATACAATTATTCGGAATTGATTTATCTTCATTTGAATTGAAAGACAATATTGATTATTCTTTAGGCGATGACATAAGAGCAAAAATGGAATATAAAAAGAAAATCGAATATTTAAGTATAATAGATATTTTTAAAATTAAAGATGATTATATTATAATTACTAATAATACATGGACTTATAGCTCAAAATATGGCTCAATCACATATAACAATAATATTTTATTACTTAAAGCAAATAATAATAATAAAAGTTTTAATATTATAAAAAGGAGCGATTTTAATGCCGACCTATATACATATAGCATTAACGGCAAACCATATATTATATACTCTAACGATACTAAATCAAGAGCAACAGGTTCAGAAACTAATAAAAGCAAATTATTATCTGTAGAAGTTGATGGAAACTTAAATAATAAAATTACATTTAAAGAAGATTTTACTTCAAAACAAATAAAACTTGTGGATTTACGTATGTATAAAATGGATATGAATAATTATTTTCTAATAGTAAAGGAAAAAGACCAATTAATGCCAATAGTATTAACTTTTTAAAGTAAAAAACTTGTAAATTAAATCCATTCCGAAAGTTTTAAACTTTCGGAATGGTATTTTATAAAACTATTGCAAAATAAAAAAGCAATGAAGAAAAAAACAATTCAAATTATTTTTATAACAACATTATCGTTTTATTATAATAATGCAAGCAGCCAAATTGGTCTGCAACTAAGCTATATAAAACCAAGTGGTTTGTACGGATATTATTTTAAACCCAGTTTAGGAACAGAACTGTTTTATAAATTTCATGATTACGAAGAGAAATTTAACATGGGGCTTTCTTTGGGCTTTTATAAACCAAAACCAAGATTGGATACCTTTCCCGATTATAACATACAGTATAGTAATGGGACTTATACTTTACTGCCTGGATATATGATATATAAAAATTATTTTTTTATATCCATTGGAATTATTTCAGAATACAAATTCTTAGACACAAAGTTAACGCCTTTAGTAGGATTAGATGTAAATGTAAATATGCATAACTTCGATTACGAAAATTATATAGAAACAGCTAAGGATATTGGTTATTCGGGCGAGCAAGTTGAAATAGCAATTGTTCCCAGAATAGGAATAAAATATGAATTGGAAAAAACATGGGTGTTTTCCGCAGGTATAGGCAAGAGTATGGGATATGTTTCCAATAATTCAAAGCAATCGTATTGGAAGCCATATATTAGTGTTTGTTACTATTATCAATAATCATAAAAAAATAAAATCATGTTAAAGAAAAACAACATTATTATTTTCGCATTTGCATTTTTGCTTTTAGCATCATGTAAAAAAGGTAATTTCGACCTTTTTAAAAATCGTAAAAATAGCTTGCCAGAAGTTAAAACCGTTTCGGCAGAAATGCTGAATGACGATGTAGTAAAAATTACAGGTGAAGTAACTTATGCCGGAAAATCGGCAATGGAATATACCGGTTTTTGCATAAGCACAAATCCTACACCTAAGATGTTAGATAATCAAATTTTACTAAATGGTACCGTTGGAAAATACAGTGCGGAAATTACAAACCTTGAACCAAACCAAGTTTATTATTTCAGAGCTTTTGCCGCAAATGTATATGGATATGTTTACGGAAATATAATAAGGTTTGAAGTGCCAAATCCACAACCGCCAACTGTTCCATGTACTTTAGCAAATAACGTTTTAATTCGAAATGGATACAGCTACAATCTTATTGATAAAGACACAACGCAAACAACAATAACTGCATCCACCTCAAGTGGTCTTTCTATCGAATTAAGTTTCCCCAAAAAACCGGTAAATGGCATTTATACAACTTGTAACTATTCGAATTTAAATGACAACTTTAGAAATGTATATGTAACATTAACCGATTATGGTGTTTATTCAATAAATGCAGGTGGAAAAGTGTATGTATCAATTGATGCTACAAGTGGAAAAATGTCAGTTTCATTCTGCGAATTATATTATACGGCATCTTCTGTTGTTGAATTAAAAGGAAAGATAACACTCAATTGATTTACTCATATTCATTTTTGATTACTTATTTTTGAAATTATTTCCGCAAATTTCTCTGTGCCTCTTATTTTATTAAAATCAATATTATTATGAAGTTTTAAAACATCACTAAAACCAAATACAACAGCTTTTTCAAGCGAAGATAATGCCTTTTCTTTTTCATCAAGTTTTGCATAGTAGCAAGCGGTGAGATAGTAACAATCAGGAT is a window from the Bacteroidales bacterium genome containing:
- a CDS encoding YCF48-related protein, whose translation is MKKTILSFGLISCLFFTGNAQWLTITSGITAKLDAIHFIDSQNGYCSGGFTNTLETTDGGNNWKKGSSQGFRDFGFYNNTYGYGASIGVISMAKTTNGGLSWTSITPPTSNSLWAVSATSSTTAYFVGTGGVLWKTINGGSTVTIGNSGTTDLLTDIVFTNTTTGFLVVQTGEIKKTTNSGTSWSTVHTVTSNLLTEMFFVDNNVGYVIGGGGTVVKTTDGGQNWTTLTTNSTSYLQGINFFNANNGIVVGTAGTILYTNDGGTTWSSQNSGTTEDLFDVSMLSTTSAIVTGDNGTILKNNNIIFGIENKILSIDIMLYPNPVADKLTLELPQTSKQSTITIYNINGAELIKQQAITNKTQIDISTLPSGIYFVKLITDKTVEVRKIIKE
- a CDS encoding IS4 family transposase, which produces MKQNRSLAISTMIQDCQKKNILNLMEGVFPKNILNLEATESSRDRIFSETNTLLTMVLTATQEDKSLKNSVALYYSIHQKNREQLITKVKSEFEDYNKKTKKEKLIGRPREKSLSIPKSKEQDISLNTAAYSKARKRLPVEMTEDIFKLSIIQNTNNTYSHWHNRLVLIGDGTYVQMQDTIELRKQYAVKHNGKESKGYPQGLIVGLIKRGTGQVYNFGLTNRHTSELAVFYDLIDTIPERSVLLLDDLYNCYEIIAKCISKKIDIIVPCKRKRNFTLVKKISSDDEIIEIKSPDKRSPWLKEKPEIPNKIKLRQIRCKSPEGTEYVLHSTVLDEHIAAIEFQTEYLTRWDIEISIREMKTIMDINILRSKTPEMVLKELNVALASYNLIRKIIFESIEGMPFPPEEDFIQKFYTLNKNVLVDKKGRVYSKWSTGRKRTECINKKGDIAKTKKMEKISKNH